From Lentisphaera araneosa HTCC2155, the proteins below share one genomic window:
- a CDS encoding sulfatase family protein: protein MNHLISYNESTNRIVLECPSCERELRIEYNPLGGELNCPYCSAINEVPDQEQLNHILAQASTAAPLSEPSLEELLSDDDSNNPSVSEPSLEELISDDDSSEEVINETAQVEIKKSPGKKRIKSKRAASRSKRPRRQAQKSSSPLAKIVLVLFLAVGFGAWFFLKDKDTGNALSKKGELTEVDKGISENSGLVSQHTSTTNSPTSTSSQALIPRLEKSIYIPKVAKPNIVFVCAEGISTDWLSAYKGKELTPNIERLAENGLLFKTVWMQAYEASSHASILSGQYPSQHGVYQSLSGVRFSAEKAWTSRLAEQGWACAFYGKWPFAENWTQQSFGFSTHGKKASQSFDFMKNQGSNPFVLYVNFPLDKNKAYASSVRDLDRFMGELQANLIKNKVYKKTVLIFTSDGASKQVGQFAFKVSKRPSGVKAPAQARANRHKLNDLGVSVPLIISAPFLIPKNGYYTTDLVDSSDFFPTIKELCGLRISNHQIDGRSFVKTLSGDLNPLNKRSWIFSESKNEKMIRDWEYVYYNDKKYFGLKYDPLQSHNLNKIRHNDKVAPGARDRLKMLMKRVGS, encoded by the coding sequence ATGAATCACTTAATTTCATATAATGAATCGACCAATCGTATTGTCCTCGAATGCCCAAGCTGCGAACGTGAATTGCGCATAGAATATAATCCACTTGGTGGAGAACTTAATTGTCCTTACTGCTCTGCCATAAATGAAGTTCCCGACCAAGAACAGTTGAATCATATTTTAGCTCAAGCAAGTACTGCTGCGCCACTTTCTGAGCCTAGCTTAGAAGAACTTTTATCTGACGATGATTCAAATAATCCCTCAGTTTCTGAGCCTAGCTTAGAAGAGCTTATATCTGACGATGACTCAAGTGAAGAAGTCATCAATGAAACAGCCCAAGTAGAAATAAAGAAAAGTCCAGGTAAAAAGAGGATAAAATCAAAACGTGCAGCTTCCCGTTCGAAGCGCCCGAGAAGGCAAGCGCAAAAATCTTCTTCACCTTTAGCTAAAATAGTTCTAGTACTCTTTTTAGCTGTGGGTTTTGGAGCTTGGTTCTTTTTAAAAGACAAAGATACTGGGAATGCACTGAGTAAAAAAGGTGAGCTGACTGAAGTGGATAAGGGGATAAGCGAAAATAGTGGATTAGTTTCTCAGCATACTAGTACCACAAATTCGCCTACTAGCACTTCGTCCCAAGCTCTGATTCCACGTTTAGAAAAATCGATTTATATTCCCAAAGTGGCTAAACCCAATATAGTGTTTGTTTGTGCAGAAGGCATCAGTACAGATTGGTTAAGTGCCTATAAGGGGAAAGAATTGACGCCTAATATTGAACGCTTGGCTGAAAACGGACTCTTATTTAAAACGGTATGGATGCAAGCATATGAGGCGTCATCACATGCGAGTATTTTGAGCGGGCAATACCCTTCACAACATGGTGTTTATCAGTCATTATCAGGAGTTAGATTCTCAGCAGAGAAAGCTTGGACTTCAAGATTAGCAGAGCAGGGTTGGGCTTGTGCTTTTTATGGCAAATGGCCTTTCGCTGAAAATTGGACTCAGCAGTCTTTTGGCTTCAGTACCCATGGGAAAAAGGCCTCTCAAAGCTTTGACTTCATGAAAAACCAGGGGTCAAATCCTTTTGTTCTTTACGTGAATTTTCCTTTGGATAAAAATAAAGCTTATGCTTCATCAGTAAGAGATCTCGATCGCTTTATGGGTGAACTTCAGGCCAATCTCATTAAAAATAAAGTTTACAAAAAGACTGTGCTGATTTTTACGTCGGATGGAGCCTCCAAGCAAGTGGGGCAATTTGCCTTTAAAGTAAGTAAACGTCCGAGTGGGGTGAAAGCACCTGCGCAAGCTAGGGCTAATCGCCATAAACTTAATGATTTAGGGGTGAGTGTACCCTTGATTATTTCGGCTCCTTTTCTCATTCCAAAAAATGGTTATTACACGACTGATTTAGTGGACTCGAGTGATTTCTTCCCAACAATTAAAGAGCTTTGCGGACTTCGCATTTCCAATCACCAAATCGATGGGCGTTCCTTTGTAAAAACCCTAAGTGGTGATTTAAACCCTCTCAATAAGCGCAGTTGGATTTTTAGTGAATCAAAGAATGAGAAAATGATCCGTGACTGGGAGTACGTATACTATAATGATAAGAAGTATTTTGGCCTGAAATATGACCCTTTACAAAGCCATAACTTAAACAAAATCCGTCACAATGATAAAGTGGCACCAGGTGCCCGCGATCGTTTGAAAATGTTGATGAAACGTGTGGGCTCTTAA
- a CDS encoding DUF1559 domain-containing protein encodes MLQTKKHFTLIELLVVVAIIGILASLLLPVLGEARKKSKLALCTSNLKQMGMAIHMYTSDNDGYFPYSGGNLGGTSNDTSWDDRLGYLQYDGRSITAAEVGNRNLLTDSFIYECPANEVDPIVANRHIRSYALNYGKSHSPSVFRGLSSYDLWSMKDTEVRDSSQSIMITEHNKVTNYVGMYNNSLNNNNFIKSYYGTPSYWSHTYAKLNFGMIDGSVKFLSLQHTYLGLRDATASGNQIGTMWDCQD; translated from the coding sequence ATGCTTCAAACGAAAAAACACTTTACTCTTATCGAGCTTCTCGTGGTTGTTGCCATTATAGGCATACTGGCAAGTTTACTGCTCCCCGTTTTGGGGGAGGCCAGAAAGAAGTCCAAACTTGCACTATGCACTTCAAATCTTAAACAAATGGGCATGGCGATTCACATGTACACAAGTGATAATGATGGATACTTCCCTTACAGCGGTGGAAACCTTGGCGGGACATCGAATGATACTTCCTGGGACGATCGTCTAGGGTATTTACAGTACGATGGTCGATCGATTACGGCAGCAGAAGTGGGAAACAGGAACCTACTGACAGATTCATTTATTTATGAATGCCCTGCAAATGAAGTTGACCCTATAGTGGCTAATCGGCATATACGCAGTTATGCCCTCAATTATGGAAAATCTCATAGTCCTAGCGTTTTTAGAGGACTAAGCTCTTATGATTTATGGTCAATGAAAGATACGGAAGTTAGGGACTCCTCGCAAAGCATTATGATTACCGAACATAACAAGGTGACTAATTATGTAGGTATGTATAATAATAGCCTTAATAATAACAACTTCATCAAGTCTTATTATGGGACTCCATCTTATTGGTCCCATACTTACGCCAAACTCAATTTCGGCATGATCGATGGTTCCGTAAAGTTCCTTTCCTTACAGCACACTTATCTAGGCTTACGCGATGCCACGGCGTCTGGCAATCAAATTGGTACCATGTGGGACTGCCAGGATTAA
- a CDS encoding ISL3 family transposase has product MMTEQLFAEMLNLGDKWEVSKLEVLAEQSCIEVTIKDTAKLLEGMECPCCKRTDLIIKDHANERLWDHLQMWTYKTVLKCRLPRALCKSCKKTWTIRAPWEGVNKHSSKDFEALALTLMRHMPVSKVGKLMKVDDQKLWRILRVYIDKERAKLDWSELTRIGVDELSIAKGHRYVSVFVDMENHSVLFAADGKDAQVFEQFTEELYLKDGHPHAITEVSMDMSPSYKSGVDSNMRNARKVFDYFHIAQNLNKAIGKVCSRERRTKGDIRNLLKKPRLFQKNRDKLKEKDQQTIEKLKELNTATAMAYQMRLSLQDIFKTKSEIKALLGLKAWISWVHNEAEKEMWKYFLNPLKKFAESLTKHFDGIIARWRHGTSNAVLEGINSVFSAVKRRARGFRSKEYLKMMLYFTKGNLTGIPNLIPSK; this is encoded by the coding sequence ATGATGACCGAACAACTTTTTGCAGAAATGTTAAATCTCGGGGATAAATGGGAAGTTAGTAAACTAGAAGTTTTGGCAGAGCAATCATGTATTGAAGTGACAATTAAAGATACAGCTAAACTTTTAGAAGGTATGGAATGCCCTTGTTGTAAGAGAACCGATTTAATTATAAAAGATCATGCAAATGAAAGGCTATGGGATCATCTACAAATGTGGACTTATAAAACTGTATTAAAATGCCGATTGCCTCGTGCCCTTTGTAAATCCTGTAAAAAAACGTGGACAATTCGAGCTCCTTGGGAAGGTGTCAATAAACATTCCAGTAAAGACTTTGAGGCATTAGCCTTGACCCTCATGCGTCATATGCCCGTGTCAAAAGTAGGTAAATTAATGAAAGTTGATGATCAAAAATTATGGAGGATTCTAAGAGTATATATTGATAAAGAACGGGCCAAACTTGACTGGAGTGAACTCACGAGAATTGGAGTAGATGAGTTGAGTATCGCAAAAGGTCATCGTTATGTAAGTGTTTTTGTGGATATGGAAAACCATAGTGTTCTATTCGCTGCAGACGGCAAAGATGCACAAGTTTTTGAACAATTCACCGAGGAACTTTACCTGAAAGACGGTCACCCTCATGCAATTACTGAAGTTAGCATGGATATGAGTCCCTCTTATAAAAGTGGCGTTGATTCAAATATGCGCAATGCTCGTAAAGTATTTGACTACTTCCATATTGCACAAAACTTAAACAAAGCAATTGGCAAAGTTTGTTCCAGAGAGCGCCGTACAAAAGGTGATATTCGAAACCTCCTAAAAAAGCCTCGTTTATTTCAAAAGAACAGAGACAAACTCAAGGAAAAAGATCAGCAAACTATAGAAAAATTAAAAGAGCTGAACACTGCAACAGCCATGGCATACCAAATGCGCTTAAGTCTCCAAGATATTTTTAAAACGAAGTCCGAAATCAAAGCTTTGTTAGGGTTAAAAGCATGGATATCTTGGGTTCATAATGAAGCTGAAAAAGAAATGTGGAAATACTTTTTAAACCCTCTAAAGAAATTTGCCGAATCTCTTACAAAACATTTTGATGGAATTATTGCTCGATGGAGGCACGGAACAAGTAATGCTGTATTGGAAGGAATTAATTCCGTTTTCTCAGCAGTTAAAAGACGGGCCAGAGGGTTTAGATCTAAAGAATATCTAAAAATGATGCTCTATTTCACTAAAGGAAATTTAACTGGGATACCAAACCTCATCCCCTCAAAGTGA
- a CDS encoding alkaline phosphatase D family protein, with protein sequence MKPILLLLSLSFSSIFAQDLPNKIAFGSCGSQEKPMPILYKVTEHEADMFIYLGDNIYGDTNDMKVLANKYKKLGAREEFQHLKSKVPLIYATWDDHDYGKNDAGKEYKKKAESKEVFLDFWDGPQNSERRKSPGIYTSYYHKAEGKILQVIVLDTRSFRDKHIRRNKKEKHPVWKHDYRPHEKAGQTFLGETQWQWLEQELKKPADLRIMASSTQFGHDYNGYESWTLFPFERQKMLDLIKSTKAEGVVFISGDVHWGEISKLNEPNLYPIYDITSSGINKSWKSFEPNSARIGEVYRENHVAMIDIDWKQQDPAIEFSIIDLDGKKAVTHAIKLSELSFKK encoded by the coding sequence ATGAAACCTATTCTACTCTTGCTAAGCTTAAGCTTTTCTTCAATTTTTGCCCAAGATCTCCCCAATAAAATTGCCTTCGGTTCCTGTGGCAGTCAGGAAAAGCCCATGCCCATTCTCTATAAAGTGACTGAGCATGAAGCTGATATGTTTATTTATTTAGGTGATAATATCTACGGCGACACAAATGATATGAAAGTCCTAGCGAATAAATATAAAAAATTAGGGGCTCGCGAAGAATTTCAACACTTAAAATCAAAAGTTCCACTCATCTATGCGACCTGGGATGATCATGATTATGGCAAAAACGATGCAGGTAAAGAGTACAAGAAAAAGGCTGAATCGAAAGAAGTCTTTCTCGACTTTTGGGATGGACCTCAAAATAGCGAACGTCGCAAAAGCCCAGGTATATACACTTCTTATTATCACAAAGCCGAAGGCAAAATACTGCAAGTTATTGTCTTAGATACAAGGTCTTTCCGCGATAAACATATTCGTCGCAATAAAAAAGAAAAACACCCTGTCTGGAAACACGATTATCGTCCCCATGAAAAAGCAGGCCAGACATTTTTAGGCGAGACTCAATGGCAGTGGCTTGAACAAGAACTTAAAAAACCAGCTGATCTACGCATTATGGCCTCTAGTACGCAGTTTGGACATGATTATAATGGTTATGAATCCTGGACTTTATTTCCTTTTGAACGTCAAAAAATGCTCGATTTAATCAAGTCAACAAAAGCCGAAGGCGTCGTTTTTATCTCTGGCGATGTTCACTGGGGCGAAATCTCAAAATTAAATGAACCAAACCTTTACCCCATCTACGATATCACCTCCAGTGGAATCAATAAGTCCTGGAAAAGTTTCGAACCGAATTCAGCACGCATTGGCGAAGTTTACAGAGAAAACCATGTTGCGATGATCGATATTGACTGGAAACAGCAAGACCCCGCAATTGAGTTTTCTATCATCGACTTAGATGGCAAGAAAGCCGTCACCCATGCAATCAAACTCAGCGAATTAAGCTTCAAAAAATAA
- a CDS encoding RNA polymerase sigma factor: MNDIYKTRKTLLLRIKDQHNDDAWSEFSQVYNRYLYAIIRRMNINADDADDIVQRIMLKLWKKLPEMTYDEQKSFRTYLRVVTKNEVLQFIDQRKRQMNRDQQTYDDGNDYLSAIRLPEIEQIAKNEWEIYLTNRAFDNLTEDYSEEAIEAFKMCLEGKEVSEVAKAFNLTEKAVYNLRFRMKERFGKEIAVLRRDLE; encoded by the coding sequence ATGAACGATATTTATAAAACACGAAAAACATTATTATTACGTATTAAAGATCAGCATAATGATGATGCCTGGTCTGAGTTTTCACAGGTTTATAATCGTTACCTCTATGCAATCATTCGGCGCATGAATATTAATGCAGATGATGCAGATGATATAGTGCAGAGAATTATGCTTAAGTTATGGAAGAAACTTCCCGAAATGACTTATGATGAACAGAAAAGTTTCCGCACTTACCTCAGGGTTGTCACCAAGAATGAGGTACTGCAATTTATCGATCAGCGTAAACGTCAGATGAACCGCGATCAACAGACTTATGATGATGGGAATGATTACCTAAGTGCTATACGTCTCCCTGAAATTGAGCAGATCGCAAAAAATGAATGGGAGATTTACCTCACAAATAGAGCCTTTGACAATTTGACTGAGGACTATAGCGAAGAGGCCATTGAAGCATTTAAAATGTGCCTAGAAGGAAAAGAAGTCAGTGAAGTTGCTAAGGCCTTTAACTTGACTGAAAAGGCGGTCTATAATTTACGCTTTCGCATGAAGGAGCGCTTTGGAAAAGAGATTGCAGTCTTGCGCAGAGATTTAGAGTAG
- a CDS encoding type II secretion system protein, giving the protein MKKQNSKFSLVEILVVVAIIGILSSLLLPALGQARKKSKLALCTSNIRQISTALFMYTSDQDQYLPYSHNLNNGNSSWDDKLGVYDYDGRGLDESAFQKESSNGSSIYGCPATEVELQNQSRSLRSYSLNYGKEGNSNGKFRGFMNSNSWSMKITNINNTGSTIMITENHRQGNYVSVGNNGHTNNNFIKDQYSNMTFWGHDYAKLNFGTISGSSNFMSLQHTYLGLRDASANGNQKGTMWDCQD; this is encoded by the coding sequence ATGAAAAAACAAAACAGCAAATTTTCACTCGTAGAAATCCTTGTGGTCGTTGCCATAATTGGGATCTTGAGTTCACTACTTTTACCCGCTTTAGGACAGGCAAGAAAAAAGTCTAAGTTGGCACTCTGTACATCTAATATTAGGCAAATTAGTACAGCTTTATTTATGTACACTTCAGACCAAGATCAATACTTACCCTATTCACATAACTTAAATAATGGCAACTCCTCTTGGGATGATAAACTAGGTGTCTATGACTATGATGGGCGTGGCCTCGATGAATCAGCCTTTCAAAAAGAGTCATCGAATGGATCTAGTATCTACGGCTGTCCTGCCACGGAAGTTGAACTTCAAAACCAAAGTCGTTCACTACGTTCTTACTCACTAAACTATGGTAAAGAAGGTAATAGTAACGGTAAGTTTCGGGGATTTATGAATAGTAATTCATGGTCAATGAAAATAACCAATATAAATAATACTGGAAGTACTATCATGATTACAGAGAACCATAGACAGGGCAATTATGTTAGTGTGGGAAATAATGGGCATACTAATAATAATTTTATCAAAGACCAATATTCTAATATGACTTTTTGGGGCCACGACTACGCTAAACTCAATTTTGGTACAATCAGTGGTTCAAGTAATTTCATGTCCTTGCAACATACTTATTTGGGTCTTAGAGATGCGAGTGCCAATGGGAACCAAAAGGGCACCATGTGGGACTGCCAGGACTAA
- a CDS encoding IS110 family transposase, with protein MKMYTTKTKFHCGIDLHKSMSYICVMDKEGKIYVHTEIKNNDFQYMKKILSPYWDDLTIACETTYNWYKLSDFCETEPVQFALGHALYMGAIHGGKAKNDKIDSKKITDLLRTNLLPKAYACPRRFRSHRDLLRRRIKLVSIRSGISIYLNLFEDQNNLKHSSAELRRNAKSSLQFMDLQTFLPEDHAMARNYQLNADLLKMFTDQLKQIDKDLVKFTLDSQFKEDFEIVKSMKGIGDILGMTLVYETHDIQRFKTPGDYASYCRVVKCKKESAGKSYGYSGTKMGNPNLKWAFGEIAMLAKSDPVMKFFADELDQRHGKRKGRSIFIHKICRAIYFMLLRKKPFDPIDFFGREKYERLTKKVH; from the coding sequence ATGAAAATGTATACTACAAAAACAAAATTTCACTGCGGAATTGATCTTCACAAATCGATGTCTTATATCTGCGTGATGGACAAAGAAGGAAAAATATACGTGCACACAGAGATCAAAAATAATGACTTTCAGTACATGAAGAAAATCCTCTCTCCTTATTGGGATGACCTTACTATTGCCTGCGAAACTACTTACAACTGGTACAAATTATCTGATTTTTGTGAAACAGAGCCCGTTCAATTTGCCCTAGGCCATGCCCTTTATATGGGAGCAATTCATGGAGGTAAAGCAAAGAACGATAAAATAGACAGTAAAAAAATAACAGATTTGTTACGAACTAATCTCCTGCCCAAAGCGTATGCTTGTCCACGTCGGTTTCGTTCTCACCGAGATCTACTACGCCGTCGAATCAAGCTCGTGAGTATTCGCTCAGGTATATCAATTTATCTTAATCTCTTCGAAGACCAAAATAATTTAAAACATAGTTCTGCTGAGCTTCGACGAAATGCAAAGTCATCACTTCAGTTCATGGATCTTCAGACATTCCTACCAGAAGATCATGCTATGGCTCGAAACTATCAACTCAACGCCGATTTACTAAAGATGTTTACTGATCAGTTAAAACAAATAGATAAGGACCTTGTGAAATTCACCCTTGACTCTCAGTTCAAAGAAGATTTTGAAATAGTGAAATCAATGAAAGGTATCGGAGATATTTTAGGTATGACTCTGGTTTATGAAACTCATGATATTCAAAGATTTAAAACTCCAGGTGATTATGCAAGTTACTGTCGCGTTGTTAAATGCAAAAAAGAAAGTGCGGGAAAAAGTTATGGTTATAGTGGGACAAAAATGGGCAACCCTAACTTAAAGTGGGCCTTTGGTGAAATCGCAATGTTAGCAAAATCAGATCCAGTAATGAAATTCTTTGCCGATGAACTCGATCAACGTCACGGTAAACGCAAAGGACGATCCATCTTTATACATAAAATATGCCGAGCTATTTATTTTATGCTTTTACGAAAGAAACCTTTTGATCCTATCGATTTTTTCGGCAGAGAAAAATATGAGCGACTCACAAAAAAAGTTCATTAA
- a CDS encoding sialate O-acetylesterase: MKYKSLFQIFISIALLLPLSIFADVQAASLFTDNMVIQRDVQANIWGLADPGEEVNVKASWGESSKTKAGANGKWFLKLQTPGAGGPHSIEFKAKNTISLNNVMSGDVWLCSGQSNMEWALRGTNGSSEKANYPQIRLFRVKTNPSPEVQTETDASWTACTQKSARDFSGTAYFFGKTLHEELNVPIGLIQSAVGGTCIEAWTEKEQQLSDPMSVHRIKLGDKAIEGFDSAVAKKENQKLQSDYQEKLASWEKGGKNGKRPRPPRLKTNPLYSTNYPGNLYNGMIKPLLPFSIKGAIWYQGEANSRPGQASDYHNDLKRLISTWRKDWGQGDFPFYFVQLPNFGERTTEPIQEHPWVTIREQFLKTAQSLENTGMAITIDIGEAKNLHPRNKRDVGKRLAMVALGKSYNKKDQVWTGPLIKTCRFEGEKAIIIFDTGNSPLAIRGEGKLQGFAVQLKGGEVLHANAEIKGHDTLVVSVPRARKIEKVYYAWKANPEGANLINEAGLPASPFRYSKK, encoded by the coding sequence ATGAAATATAAGTCACTTTTTCAAATATTTATTAGCATCGCGCTATTACTGCCATTATCAATATTCGCCGATGTTCAAGCTGCATCACTATTTACCGATAACATGGTAATTCAGCGCGATGTACAGGCTAATATTTGGGGGCTTGCCGACCCGGGGGAAGAAGTCAATGTAAAAGCAAGTTGGGGAGAAAGTAGCAAGACTAAAGCTGGAGCTAATGGGAAGTGGTTTTTGAAACTACAAACTCCTGGGGCAGGAGGGCCGCACAGCATAGAATTTAAAGCTAAGAATACTATTTCACTCAATAATGTGATGTCAGGTGATGTATGGCTATGCTCAGGTCAATCTAACATGGAGTGGGCTTTACGGGGTACAAATGGAAGTAGTGAAAAAGCTAACTATCCACAAATACGGCTCTTTCGCGTAAAGACGAATCCCTCGCCTGAAGTGCAGACAGAGACCGACGCATCATGGACCGCTTGCACACAGAAATCAGCCAGGGACTTTTCGGGTACAGCTTATTTTTTTGGTAAAACTTTACATGAAGAATTAAATGTGCCTATTGGGCTGATACAGAGTGCAGTAGGGGGGACATGTATTGAAGCTTGGACGGAGAAAGAGCAGCAATTGAGTGATCCTATGAGTGTGCACAGAATTAAGCTTGGTGATAAGGCTATTGAAGGCTTTGATTCCGCGGTAGCCAAAAAAGAAAATCAAAAGCTTCAGAGTGATTATCAAGAAAAATTAGCGAGTTGGGAAAAAGGTGGCAAAAACGGGAAGAGACCTCGTCCTCCAAGACTTAAAACCAACCCTTTATACAGTACAAATTACCCGGGAAATCTTTATAATGGCATGATTAAGCCATTGCTTCCCTTTTCTATCAAGGGAGCTATATGGTATCAGGGAGAAGCCAATTCTCGACCTGGCCAGGCATCGGATTACCACAATGATTTAAAACGTTTAATCAGCACTTGGAGAAAAGACTGGGGCCAAGGCGATTTCCCCTTTTATTTTGTTCAACTACCAAATTTTGGTGAAAGGACAACAGAGCCAATTCAGGAGCACCCGTGGGTCACTATTCGTGAACAATTCCTAAAAACTGCTCAAAGCCTTGAGAATACGGGGATGGCAATCACGATAGATATAGGTGAGGCAAAGAATTTACATCCGAGAAATAAGCGTGATGTGGGCAAGCGTTTGGCAATGGTCGCACTAGGCAAGAGCTATAATAAAAAGGATCAAGTTTGGACGGGACCACTCATCAAAACTTGTCGCTTTGAAGGTGAAAAAGCCATCATTATATTTGATACGGGGAATTCTCCACTCGCCATTCGTGGAGAAGGCAAGCTCCAGGGCTTTGCGGTGCAATTAAAAGGTGGTGAAGTTCTTCATGCAAATGCAGAAATCAAAGGACATGACACGCTTGTTGTTTCTGTGCCTAGAGCAAGAAAAATAGAGAAAGTCTATTACGCATGGAAAGCTAACCCGGAAGGAGCCAACTTGATTAATGAAGCGGGGCTCCCAGCCTCACCCTTTCGTTATAGCAAGAAATGA